The following are from one region of the Segatella oris genome:
- a CDS encoding type VI secretion system Vgr family protein: MSILNHKISVGIDGKKLFSFKSLKLHQSINNHHRFELFLDLEAGGNRYAHNLKDSAKWIGKSFAVYAGENSETTFMGVITGVSLHRKNSDFGHILVSGYSETYRLETDLNFNSWTGCTLADIIKEMTSKAGVSARINPEYTEKLDYVCQYNESDFTFIKRLALQYNEWLYYDGIDLVFGRPVHLPDAVKLEFGTSLSSLDIGVKALAKPAKVFSYHSLNDQTIAAETPNKPTDKDQLGYEAFQASLEMYRNPARQYALPRIHYTSEMTRYVRKKQEAATAESHYVLGQSETATLVTGSVVDLKSSFLERAGSLTSESLGEFFITEITHTVGEDSYYSNTFKAIPAVVDTLPEPEVEMPIAEPQMARVTRNDDKFGHGRVQVQMNWQAEKMSTDWLRVMAPDGGSSDQVKSNRGFVFIPEVGDHVLVGFRHGDPNRPYVMGSLFNGTTGAGGFAENHLKSLTTRSGSTITFDDTAHTILLQTTHANSIFVDEKNGTIAISSAEEVNVNTKNVNINASENMNVNVGKDFNMQVGEEASVNVGKNSSVSIQGNYSKNIEKDSQISVNGNQNTEIHGNLVTDVTKSMEVSTMDNVTLGSRGITVIKAQDHLYIKSNTKVDIAKE, translated from the coding sequence ATGTCAATACTCAACCACAAGATTTCCGTAGGCATAGACGGAAAGAAGTTATTTTCCTTCAAGTCGCTAAAGCTTCATCAGTCCATCAACAATCACCACCGTTTCGAGCTGTTCCTTGACCTTGAGGCTGGGGGAAACAGATATGCCCACAACCTCAAGGACAGTGCAAAATGGATTGGAAAGTCATTCGCCGTATATGCAGGAGAGAATTCGGAAACCACCTTCATGGGGGTCATCACGGGCGTGAGCCTGCACAGGAAGAACAGTGATTTCGGACATATTCTGGTGTCGGGATACTCAGAGACCTACCGCCTCGAGACCGACCTGAACTTCAACTCATGGACAGGATGCACCCTGGCTGACATCATCAAGGAGATGACTTCCAAGGCGGGGGTGAGTGCAAGGATAAATCCCGAATACACCGAGAAGCTCGACTACGTTTGCCAGTACAACGAGTCGGACTTCACGTTCATCAAGCGTCTTGCCCTGCAATACAACGAATGGCTCTACTATGACGGAATCGACCTGGTCTTCGGCCGACCCGTACATCTGCCGGATGCTGTGAAGCTCGAGTTCGGGACAAGCCTCTCGTCACTTGACATCGGAGTCAAGGCGCTGGCAAAGCCGGCAAAGGTGTTCTCCTATCATTCGCTCAACGACCAGACCATTGCTGCAGAAACCCCGAACAAGCCCACCGACAAGGACCAGCTGGGCTATGAGGCCTTCCAGGCTTCGCTCGAGATGTACAGGAATCCTGCAAGGCAGTATGCCCTGCCCCGCATCCACTACACCTCAGAGATGACGAGGTATGTCAGGAAGAAGCAGGAGGCAGCCACGGCCGAGTCGCACTATGTACTGGGGCAGAGTGAGACGGCAACCCTCGTCACGGGAAGCGTGGTGGACTTGAAGAGTTCCTTCCTCGAGCGGGCGGGCAGCCTGACGAGCGAGTCATTGGGCGAGTTCTTCATCACCGAGATAACACATACCGTGGGCGAGGATAGCTATTACAGCAATACGTTCAAGGCCATTCCTGCGGTCGTGGACACGCTGCCGGAGCCTGAGGTGGAGATGCCGATTGCCGAACCGCAGATGGCCAGGGTCACCAGGAATGACGACAAGTTCGGTCACGGACGTGTGCAGGTTCAGATGAACTGGCAGGCGGAGAAGATGTCTACGGACTGGCTGCGCGTCATGGCGCCAGACGGTGGAAGCAGTGATCAGGTGAAAAGCAACCGTGGCTTCGTGTTCATTCCCGAGGTGGGTGACCATGTGCTGGTGGGATTCCGACACGGTGACCCCAACAGACCCTATGTCATGGGAAGCCTGTTCAACGGAACTACGGGAGCGGGAGGATTTGCAGAGAACCATTTGAAAAGCCTTACCACAAGAAGTGGTTCTACCATTACCTTTGATGATACCGCACATACAATTCTTTTACAAACTACACATGCAAACAGTATTTTTGTAGATGAAAAGAACGGCACCATTGCTATATCTTCCGCAGAGGAGGTGAATGTTAATACAAAAAATGTAAATATCAATGCTTCGGAGAACATGAATGTCAATGTGGGAAAGGACTTCAACATGCAGGTGGGAGAGGAAGCTTCTGTTAATGTCGGAAAGAATTCTTCGGTCTCAATCCAAGGAAATTACAGTAAGAATATAGAAAAAGACTCCCAAATATCTGTTAATGGGAATCAGAATACTGAAATACATGGGAATTTAGTAACAGATGTAACAAAATCTATGGAGGTCAGCACTATGGACAATGTTACTCTGGGGTCGCGGGGAATAACAGTAATCAAGGCCCAAGATCATCTCTACATCAAGAGTAACACCAAGGTAGATATTGCAAAAGAATAA
- a CDS encoding IS256 family transposase, giving the protein MKLTHSQISEILSNYTSSSEGFVTLLSLIMNSLMFHERELFVSANGNEQCNGFRSRRWYSHGFEFSLRVPRSRSGNFYPVLLGLIRNESEERARLFNLLYTKGLTTQQISEFSDSIYGRTYSRQQVSYLSRCCCEDVEQWLGRALSPHYLAVYIDATFISTRRDGQVSKEAYYTMLGVLEDGSREVLTVVNHPTEGAVCWKEELEALKERGVEGIDLVVSDALQGIENAVCAAFPQAAHQFCVAHVKRQILGSVSHKDKPEVVRELGEVFSLENKEMKSLQGYGHFITFVTKWEKKYPTLRRYKAERNAAYFTYMDFPIEVQRCIYTTNWIERLNRKYKRTVSMRTSMPSDKSVIFLLAAVAVEETKKTYARRIYQFKNWKQKIENEWKERIE; this is encoded by the coding sequence ATGAAGCTTACACATTCACAAATTTCGGAAATTCTTTCGAATTACACAAGCAGTAGCGAGGGTTTTGTCACCCTTCTGTCTTTAATTATGAACTCTCTGATGTTTCATGAACGGGAGCTTTTCGTCAGCGCAAACGGCAATGAGCAATGCAACGGTTTCCGTTCTCGACGTTGGTACAGTCACGGCTTTGAGTTTTCCCTGCGCGTCCCCCGCAGCCGCAGCGGCAACTTCTATCCCGTTCTCCTGGGCCTGATACGCAATGAAAGCGAGGAACGTGCGAGGCTGTTCAATCTTCTCTATACCAAGGGACTTACTACGCAACAGATAAGCGAGTTCTCCGACAGCATCTATGGCCGCACTTACAGCAGGCAGCAGGTTTCCTATCTGTCCAGGTGTTGCTGTGAAGACGTTGAGCAGTGGCTCGGCCGTGCCTTGTCCCCGCATTACTTAGCCGTCTACATTGACGCCACCTTTATCTCCACCCGCAGGGACGGGCAGGTATCCAAGGAGGCCTACTATACCATGCTGGGGGTGTTGGAGGACGGAAGCAGGGAAGTGCTCACCGTAGTCAACCATCCCACAGAAGGGGCCGTATGCTGGAAAGAGGAGCTTGAGGCGTTGAAAGAAAGGGGCGTCGAGGGAATTGACCTTGTCGTTTCCGATGCGCTGCAAGGCATAGAGAATGCCGTCTGTGCTGCCTTTCCGCAGGCAGCCCACCAGTTCTGTGTGGCACATGTCAAGCGACAGATACTTGGTAGCGTATCCCATAAGGATAAGCCGGAAGTGGTCCGGGAACTTGGCGAAGTGTTTTCCTTGGAGAACAAAGAGATGAAATCCTTGCAGGGATACGGACATTTCATTACTTTTGTAACCAAATGGGAAAAGAAGTACCCAACCTTGAGAAGGTATAAGGCGGAGCGTAACGCAGCTTACTTCACGTACATGGACTTCCCCATAGAAGTACAAAGGTGCATATACACGACCAACTGGATTGAAAGGTTAAACAGAAAATACAAGAGAACCGTAAGTATGAGGACCTCTATGCCGTCAGACAAGTCAGTGATATTCCTATTGGCTGCTGTGGCTGTGGAGGAAACAAAGAAGACATATGCCAGAAGAATATATCAATTTAAAAACTGGAAACAGAAGATAGAAAACGAATGGAAAGAGAGAATAGAATAG
- a CDS encoding CHAP domain-containing protein, with translation MVRKVISYTLLGITLLGIASHWMVTHTNLNPTLKRGLPIDSFNGVYVYYNGGTSQSSGRNVIDGYNVGIRYQCVEFVKRYYYLHYHHHMPDTYGNAKDFFDKKLSSGSLNTARGLFQYKNRDQVRPQKGDLLVFDSYIFNPYGHVAIVSNVTDKNIEIIQQNPGPWGRSRTNIELETCL, from the coding sequence ATGGTAAGAAAGGTAATATCTTATACTCTGTTGGGGATTACTCTGTTGGGGATAGCAAGTCATTGGATGGTTACCCATACCAATTTGAATCCTACATTAAAAAGAGGGCTTCCAATTGATAGCTTTAATGGCGTCTATGTTTACTATAATGGTGGAACCAGCCAGTCATCTGGACGAAATGTCATTGATGGCTATAATGTTGGAATTCGCTACCAGTGTGTGGAATTCGTGAAGCGGTATTACTACCTGCATTATCATCATCATATGCCCGATACGTATGGAAATGCGAAAGATTTTTTTGACAAAAAACTATCTAGTGGGTCCTTAAATACTGCTCGTGGCCTTTTTCAATATAAAAATAGAGATCAAGTTAGACCTCAGAAAGGTGATTTATTAGTATTTGATTCTTATATATTCAATCCCTATGGACATGTTGCTATCGTTTCTAACGTTACCGATAAGAACATTGAGATTATTCAACAAAATCCGGGTCCTTGGGGGAGGAGTCGAACTAATATAGAATTAGAAACCTGCTTATGA
- a CDS encoding DUF2931 family protein, which produces MRKTFSLLSIIVICIIAFSCKANLKENKNMNTKFKWDFTIAAPRHYPVEAKYATITFGEEGSFDAMDLTPQVGIGYPTGSNFNPDNYKEDIDLPTGLHILWASFADRKYYKADIEFSDELRKKMLLIFREGYHDTFENKHQNYCNVVATLLPGGHIWLYVNDDLIRSILVCDTLKGKEVKLKPERTEFAEDPTNPFENLEKASALAMKDNFHSDEILKKYGCSDTIWENYKRRYNYHIKMDFENKETKFIPVSYTIHYANGEIQNVADKGYFPRPAIPMNLEFQWTVNDMLYEGHFYFDEAEIIHAYKKIYGSFADQEGTLVIKVSKYNNWFDIYLVVGDKKYRIVDTKIHVFRKEVHESDDKAVVIYDNHPQDGNNPIIFMGE; this is translated from the coding sequence ATGAGAAAGACATTTTCACTTCTATCCATTATCGTTATTTGCATTATAGCTTTCTCTTGTAAAGCAAATCTGAAAGAAAATAAGAATATGAATACAAAATTCAAGTGGGACTTTACAATAGCAGCTCCGAGACATTACCCTGTAGAAGCCAAATATGCGACAATTACTTTTGGGGAAGAGGGGTCGTTTGACGCTATGGATTTAACTCCGCAAGTAGGGATAGGTTACCCTACGGGGAGCAATTTCAACCCTGACAACTATAAAGAAGATATAGACTTGCCAACTGGTTTACACATCTTATGGGCCTCATTTGCAGACAGGAAATATTACAAGGCAGATATCGAATTCTCAGATGAACTAAGAAAGAAAATGCTGCTGATATTCAGAGAAGGATACCATGACACATTTGAAAACAAGCATCAGAATTATTGCAATGTTGTTGCTACATTATTACCAGGTGGACATATCTGGCTTTATGTAAACGACGACCTTATCAGATCGATCCTCGTTTGTGATACTTTGAAGGGTAAGGAAGTAAAGCTGAAGCCAGAGAGGACTGAATTCGCGGAAGATCCTACCAATCCATTTGAAAACTTGGAGAAGGCTTCTGCCCTTGCAATGAAGGACAACTTCCATTCTGATGAAATCCTAAAGAAATATGGCTGTTCAGATACGATTTGGGAAAACTATAAGAGACGTTATAATTATCACATCAAAATGGATTTTGAAAATAAAGAGACAAAATTCATACCGGTCAGTTATACCATTCATTATGCCAATGGGGAAATCCAAAATGTGGCAGATAAAGGTTACTTTCCTCGCCCCGCCATACCTATGAATTTAGAATTCCAGTGGACAGTTAATGATATGCTCTATGAAGGCCATTTCTATTTTGATGAGGCAGAAATAATTCATGCCTATAAGAAGATATATGGTTCGTTTGCTGATCAGGAAGGAACTTTAGTCATAAAGGTCAGCAAATATAATAATTGGTTTGATATATATTTAGTGGTAGGAGACAAAAAGTATAGAATTGTGGATACGAAAATCCATGTCTTCAGAAAAGAAGTTCACGAAAGTGATGACAAGGCGGTTGTAATTTATGATAATCATCCACAGGATGGCAATAATCCTATAATTTTCATGGGGGAATGA